The Mercurialis annua linkage group LG8, ddMerAnnu1.2, whole genome shotgun sequence genome window below encodes:
- the LOC126661532 gene encoding uncharacterized protein LOC126661532 encodes MTTIAPIKKPKKRKSKKAKVDLTDLGVTYTGIRCPPDEEAINELVRIGYQRIPVGIPHFEKEDNWEHDDEEENPAAKKGKKKRSAKTSVKEPKAKKGRAESSKKSSKKPTELQGSAMFNPSPAPSQSCQSSSKGDTHTDGDQQNVGDSQGAEGVNQSSKATSSQTPNVSEIFRKMETPALLSPLASEFLNLGADKTQSPTSKIPASPPSVTDVAAKAAAFLDSDSDTEEPLPVLETEKVTEVIGQAPNWEDYLDVMARMKNEGIQLFKSSEDVAKLRKATTALAEAPAEILTKEACSAVARLSASLEAFQRMYNESVSIQSEHDNLVRQELESREKLDSLKASVKTAVTTLQGRRSRVKELEEKIASMQRELSSEQKSIGDLEVSMDKEMAEGIEVKKRRNLLKGDLSKMKPKYDTAMTEFNQVRSELGACFRHF; translated from the exons ATGACTACCATCGCCCCAATTAAAAAACCTAAGAAAAGGAAGTCTAAAAAAGCTAAGGTAGATCTAACTGATCTGGGTGTAACTTATACTGGCATCCGATGTCCACCTGATGAAGAAGCTATAAATGAACTGGTGCGCATCGGTTATCAGAGAATCCCAG TCGGCATTCCTCATTTCGAAAAGGAGGACAACTGGGAGCACGACGACGAGGAAGAGAACCCTGCGGCCAAGAAGGGCAAAAAGAAAAGATCGGCCAAGACTTCTGTCAAAGAGCCGAAGGCCAAGAAGGGAAGAGCCGAGTCTTCAAAGAAGTCCAGTAAAAAGCCTACCGAGCTGCAAGGTTCGGCCATGTTCAATCCATCCCCTGCGCCGTCTCAAAGCTGCCAGTCTTCATCAAAGGGAGATACCCATACTGACGGCGATCAACAGAATGTGGGCGATTCCCAAGGCGCCGAGGGGGTCAATCAAAGCTCAAAGGCGACCAGCTCTCAGACCCCCAACGTCTCAGAGATTTTCAGAAAAATGGAGACACCTGCTCTACTGTCGCCCCTGGCCTCCGAATTCCTCAACCTTGGGGCTGACAAAACTCAATCTCCTACTTCTAAG ATTCCAGCCTCTCCACCTTCTGTCACTGATGTGGCGGCCAAGGCAGCAGCTTTCCTGGACTCGGACAGTGACACCGAAGAGCCTCTTCCTGTCCTTGAAACCGAGAAGGTGACTGAGGTGATCGGTCAAGCCCCGAACTGGGAAGACTACCTCGACGTGATGGCTCGCATGAAAAACGAGGGCATCCAGCTTTTCAAATCTTCTGAGGACGTCGCAAAGTTGAGGAAGGCGACGACTGCTCTGGCCGAGGCTCCTGCTGAAATTTTAACGAAAGAGGCTTGCTCTGCTGTGGCGAGGCTCTCGGCTTCCCTGGAGGCTTTTCAGAGGATGTACAATGAGTCGGTCTCGATTCAATCCGAGCATGATAATCTGGTTCGGCAGGAGCTCGAGTCAAGGGAGAAACTGGACTCCTTGAAGGCCAGTGTTAAGACTGCTGTCACCACCCTTCAGGGCCGCCGATCACGTGTCAAGGAGCTGGAAGAGAAGATCGCTTCGATGCAACGTGAGTTGAGTTCTGAACAGAAAAGCATCGGCGATCTTGAGGTCTCAATGGACAAAGAGATGGCAGAGGGGATAGAGGTGAAGAAGCGTCGGAACCTTCTCAAGGGGGACCTTTCAAAGATGAAGCCGAAGTATGACACGGCGATGACTGAGTTCAATCAAGTTCGCAGCGAACTGGGCGCTTGTTTCCGCCATTTTTAA
- the LOC126661533 gene encoding uncharacterized protein LOC126661533: MITRHEELREKIRQLTSLYDITSAECIYEDQDQDPTGSLRIGDIRLATGKLEDDLAQVQDDLLEINLGTDESPKPININVGLDEGFREQLVALLIEFRDCFAWSYDEMPGLDPDIAEHKLPLKSGFRPFRQPPRRMSKEVDTLIQDEIKRLEDAKFIREAQYTEWLSNIVPVMKKNGKLRVCVDFRNLNLATPKDEYPMPVADMLIDRAAGHTILSFLDAHSGYNQVPISKEDISKTAFRCPGPIGAYEWVVMPFGLKNAGVTYQRAMNKMFRGLDCLEVYIDDVVIKSNTGEIHLADLRKGFERIRRNGLKMNPLKCAFGVSAGNFLAGRLRSWSVLLRGKETDEWIWTDEQQRVFDDLKGYLAKPPVMTPPKPNKPLLLYLSAAHESLGCMLAQEDDGVERATDIIKYILSKPYLRNRIGKWAIAMSEFTLVYVPQRAVKGQVLADFLADHPGITLKEEAVTFCDIAIWEMWFDGSRTSQGAGAGVHIITPLGASYRLSFKLQFECTNNQAEYEAMIFGFEILAELGAKAINVKGDSLLVIKQVTGEFKCESELLVRYCNKAKHLVEGFQDTRIEYTERAANSVANDLAQHGSGYKVNHQFDAIERETPNLHTGGITVDEKQFSVYQLDFTQDWRVELLKWFEKPDLTDRRCIGPKEAMLAMAEVHEGIAGAHQAGPRMRWLIHKYGFYWPKMEQDCIRYAKGCEACQKFGPLQHAPAEDLHSIIKSWPFRGWAVDLIGKIYPGSSDGHTFAQANGQAEATNKAIKLIVQKMIEENPRQWHVFLSEVVWANRTSQKSATGTSPFRLVYGYDVMLPMELTVTSTRRRYQSELSKGDYFDKMVIDSLDLDEERLTALDHLEAQKRRVERAYNKRVKRKVFTVGDMVWKAVLPIGHKDTRLGKWSPNWEGPFMVVNKLTGGAYLLADIDREEHDRAINGQFLKKYVPSCWEGVDRRLFGADEE; encoded by the exons ATGATAACACGACATGAAGAATTGAGGGAGAAAATTAGACAGTTAACCTCGCTGTATGATATTACGTCGGCCGAATGCATCTACGAGGACCAAGATCAAGACCCAACAGGATCGTTGCGGATTGGGGACATACGATTGGCAACCGGGAAGTTAGAAGATGATCTCGCCCAAGTACAGGACGACCTCCTCGAAATCAATCTGGGGACAGATGAGTCGCCTAAGCCTATAAATATTAATGTGGGACTGGACGAGGGATTCAGAGAGCAACTGGTCGCTCTACTCATTGAGTTCCGCGACTGTTTTGCCTGGTCGTATGATGAAATGCCGGGCCTTGATCCTGATATCGCCGAGCATAAGCTCCCATTAAAGAGTGGGtttcggccatttcggcaaCCTCCCCGGCGGATGTCCAAGGAAGTGGATACTCTCATCCAGGATGAGATTAAGCGGCTGGAAGATGCCAAGTTTATTCGGGAAGCCCAatacaccgaatggctctctaacatcgtaccagtgatgaagaaaaacgggAAGCTACGAGTATGCGTTGATTTTCGGAACCTCAACCTGGCCACACCCAAGGACGAATACCCGATGCCGGTGGCTGATATGCTGATCGACAGGGCAGCTGGAcacacgatactcagtttcctcgaTGCGCACTCTGGGTACAACCAAGTTCCAATCAGCAAGGAagacatctccaaaacggctTTTAGATGCCCCGGGCCGATCGGAGCGTACGAATGGGTCGTGATGCCCTTTGGCTTGAAAAACGCGGGGGTAACATATCAGAGGGCGATGAACAAGATGTTCAGAGGCCTTGACTGCCTTGAGGTCTACATTGACGATGTCGTAATCAAGTCAAATACCGGCGAAATTCATCTGGCCGACCTCCGGAAAGGTTTCGAGCGTATACGACGCAATGGGTTAAAGATGAATCCTTTGAAATGCGCATTCGGcgtttcggctggaaacttcttgg CGGGCCGACTTCgcagctggagtgttttgctGAGAGGAAAAGAGACCGATGAGTGGATATGGACGGACGAGCAACAGAGGGTGTTCGACGATTTGAAAGGTTACTTAGCAAAACCTCCGGTTATGACCCCTCCAAAGCCGAATAAGCCGTTGTTGCTATACCTATCGGCTGCACACGAATCCCTaggatgtatgctcgcccaagaggacgatGGGGTAGAGAGGGCA accgatatcattaagtatatctTATCGAAGCCATACCTGAGGAATCGGATTGGAAAATGGGCGATTGCTATGTCCGAATTTACGTTGGTGTATGTTCCCcaaagagcagtaaaaggacaagtATTGGCAGATTTCTTAGCCGATCACCCGGGTATTACCCTCAAGGAAGAAGCAGTCACGTTTTGTGACATCGCCATATGGGAGATGTGGTTCGACGGATCTAGAacaagccagggggcaggcgccGGAGTTCACATCATCACACCCTTGGGGGCATCCTACCGGTTGTCATTCAAACTCCAGTTCGAATGCACCAACAATCAGGCAGAATATGAGGCCATGATATTCGGTTTCGAGATTTTAGCCGAGCTGGGGGCAAAGGCGATCAACGTCAAAGGAGATTCTTTACTAGTCATCAAGCAAGTGACAGGAGAATTCAAATGCGAGTCCGAGCTATTAGTGAGatattgcaacaaggcgaaacacttggttGAAGGCTTTCAGGATACGAGGATAGAATACACAGAGAGGGCCGCTAACAGCGTTGCAAACGACCTAGCTCAGCACGGTAGCGGTTACAAGGTGAACCATCAGTTCGATGCTATAGAGAGGGAAACGCCGAATCTCCATACCGGGGGCATCACGGTCGACGAAAAACAATTCTCGGTATACCAGCTGGACTTCACTCAAGATTGGAGGGTCGAGCTCctaaaatggtttgaaaaaccAGATCTCACGGATAGGAG GTGCATCGGTCCAAAAGAAGCCATGCTTGCAATGGCCGAGGTACACGAAGGAATAGCAGGTGCTCACCAGGCGGGTCCTAGAATGAGGTGGTTGATCCACAAATACGGTTTTTActggccgaaaatggaacagGACTGCATAAGATATGCCAAAGGTTGTGAAGCGTGTCAAAAGTTCGGCCCATTACAGCACGCCCCGGCCGAAGACCTGCATTCTATTATCAAGTCGTGGCCATTCAGAGGATGGGCAGTCGACCTGATAGGAAAAATATACCCTGGCTCATCAGACGgtcatactttt GCCCAGGCCAACGGACAAGCCGAAGCCACGAACAAAGCTATCAAGCTCATAGTtcaaaagatgattgaagaaaacccaagacAATGGCATGTGTTTTTATCAGAAGTTGTGTGGGCGAATAGAACCAGTCAGAAGTCGGCTACTGGGACTTCGCCTTTCAGACTGGTTTATGGCTACGATGTgatgttgccaatggagctgACCGTCACGTCTACTCGCCGCAGATACCAGAGCGAATTGTCCAAAGGAGATTACTTTGACAAAATGGTGATAGATTCTCTTGACCTTGACGAAGAACGTTTGACGGCGTTAGATCACTTAGAAGCTcagaaaagaagggtcgagAGAGCTTACAACAAACGGGTAAAACGGAAAGTTTTTACGGTGGGCGATATGGTATGGAAAGCAGTCTTGCCGATCGGCCATAAGGACACTCGGCTTGGTAAATGGAGcccgaactgggaaggcccctttatGGTGGTCAACAAGCTAACAGGCGGAGCATACTTGTTGGCAGATATTGATAGGGAAGAACACGACAGGGCGATCAACGGTCAGTTCCTGAAAAAGTACGTTCCTAGCTGTTGGGAGGGCGTAGACCGTAGGTTATTTGGAGCCGACGAAGAGTAG
- the LOC126661260 gene encoding uncharacterized protein LOC126661260, whose protein sequence is MAVKMTEQSHLSDDKDSLELLKTLDADDILEILSSIVFCGQCHDLLCSQIQDVVNRKVSKKSSSIDAVLIEKEFQPADATNISLIKENEESVSTEQESHLATSNQSVSTKQESHLSTSSQSVSTEQESHQSTSNQSMSTEQESHMPESVYSRQNVQTKDSSPASLNLSPQNSANRPGGSEILLNDGLSHVTATERNGLSEDQKEQIRLSNVVRKKNFVYIEKIDGKRTNILEGLQLHNKVFNPEEQKEIVEFVYDLQRMGQKGQLKERTYTEPQKWMRGKGRVTMQFGCCYNYTLDKVGNPPGIIRDEEVDPLPSVFKQMIKRMVRWQVLPSTCIPNSCIVNIYDEGDCIPPHIDHHDFLRPFCTVSFLSECNILFGSKLKIISPGEFSGPVSIPLPVGSVLILNGNGADVAKHCIPGVPAKRISITFRKMDDSKLPYDFLPEPELVGIKPFIYSRWTKTSNQQSQPQEHLSYHSAAVSLMQQNNHQKNEPIVKKSEEVAASKPSFSIIDSEDFPALGSSSYSSRRRANRT, encoded by the exons ATGGCAGTGAAGATGACAGAACAATCACACCTATCCGACGACAAAGACAGTTTAGAGCTTCTAAAGACATTAGACGCTGATGATATTTTGGAGATTTTGTCGTCAATTGTTTTTTGCGGGCAATGTCATGATCTTTTGTGCAGTCAAATTCAAGATGTTGTTAATA GAAAAGTTAGTAAAAAGTCGTCATCTATTGATGCCGTCTTAATTGAGAAAGAATTTCAGCCTGCAGATGCTACAAACATctctttaattaaagaaaacgAGGAATCTGTGTCTACCGAGCAAGAGAGCCATCTAGCGACCTCTAACCAATCCGTCTCTACCAAGCAAGAGAGCCATCTATCGACCTCTAGCCAATCTGTCTCTACCGAGCAAGAGAGCCATCAATCGACCTCTAACCAGTCTATGTCTACCGAGCAAGAGAGCCATATGCCTGAATCTGTTTACTCAAGGCAGAATGTGCAGACAAAGGATTCTTCTCCTGCATCATTAAATCTCAGCCCCCAGAATTCGGCTAATCGTCCCGGTGGAtctgaaatattattaaatgatGGGCTTTCGCATGTGACCGCTACGGAAAGGAATGGTTTATCGGAGGATCAGAAAGAGCAAATTAGATTGTCGAATGTTGTAAGGAAGaaaaattttgtttatattgagAAGATAGATGGGAAAAGAACCAATATTCTTGAAGGGCTTCAGCTTCATAATAAGGTTTTTAATCCAGAAGAGCAGAAAGAGATAGTCGAATTTGTTTACGATCTACAGCGCATGGGCCAGAAGGGGCAACTTAAAG AACGCACATATACGGAGCCTCAAAAATGGATGCGTGGCAAAGGACGCGTAACGATGCAATTTGGATGTTGTTATAATTATACATTG GATAAAGTTGGGAACCCTCCGGGTATAATTAGAGATGAAGAAGTTGATCCTCTACCGTCTGTTTTCAAACAAATGATCAAGAGAATGGTTAGGTGGCAGGTGTTGCCATCAACATGCATCCCCAATAGCTGCATCGTGAACATATATGATGAAGGGGATTGTATTCCTCCCCATATTGATCATCATGATTTTCTTCGACCGTTTTGCACGGTGTCATTCTTGTCCGAATGCAATATACTTTTCGGTTCAAAATTGAAGATTATTAGTCCAGGAGAGTTCTCAGGACCTGTTTCCATACCTTTGCCTGTTGG GTCGGTCCTTATTCTGAATGGTAATGGAGCTGATGTTGCCAAGCATTGTATTCCTGGAGTCCCGGCCAAAAG GATTTCCATAACTTTCAGGAAAATGGATGATAGCAAACTACCTTATGACTTTTTGCCTGAACCTGAGCTCGTCGGGATTAAGCCTTTTATATATTCTCGTTGGACAAAGACATCAAACCAGCAAAGCCAGCCTCAAGAGCATCTTAGTTATCATTCTGCTGCTGTGTCATTGATGCAACAAAATAATCATCAGAAGAACGAACCTATAGTGAAAAAATCTGAAGAAGTTGCTGCTAGTAAACCCTCCTTTTCCATTATTGATAGTGAAGATTTTCCTGCACTGGGCAGCTCAAGTTATTCGAGTCGACGTCGAGCCAACAGGACTTGA
- the LOC126659807 gene encoding 3-ketoacyl-CoA synthase 7-like, with protein MVIDIFANLSLPNSSILADFSFSLAHFMIGAIFIIAVFYFALRSNSVYLIDFSCYFPADHLRVSSAEFVEHVSITGSFDKESLDFQEKILERSGIGEESCMPASVHEIPNFKTLKGAKEEVEEVLFKVVGDLLDKHEINPKSIDILISNCSLFCPTPSITAMIIDKFGFRSNIKSVSLSGMGCSAGILSISLAKELLKVHKNSLALVLSMEAVSPNGYKGRDKSMLVANAIFRMGGVAILLSNKKQDKLTANYKLQHLVRTHMGSDDQAYNSVYQKADPEGRVGISLSRTLLNSAAKALKTNISELGPRVLPYSEQLQFAWSVLRQKTTKQNEIYVPKFKKAFKHFCIHAGGRAIIDAVESNLKLQKEDGEASRMTLYRFGNTSSSSVWYEMCYLEAKGKVKKGDQIWQIAFGSGFKCNSAVWKSISDIKPDETNAWFDRIDQYPVEI; from the coding sequence ATGGTGATTGACATATTTGCCAATTTGTCGCTGCCCAACTCGTCGATTTTGGCAGATTTCTCGTTTTCACTCGCACATTTTATGATCGGAGCCATTTTCATCATTGCGGTTTTCTACTTTGCTCTAAGATCAAACAGTGTCTATCTTATAGACTTCAGCTGTTATTTTCCAGCAGATCATTTGCGAGTCTCGAGCGCGGAGTTTGTCGAACATGTCAGCATAACTGGTTCCTTTGATAAAGAAAGTCTCGATTTCCAAGAGAAGATTTTGGAAAGATCGGGAATTGGAGAGGAGTCGTGCATGCCTGCGTCAGTTCATGAGATACCGAATTTTAAGACTCTCAAAGGAGCAAAAGAAGAAGTTGAAGAAGTTCTATTCAAAGTTGTCGGGGATCTTCTTGACAAACACGAAATAAACCCGAAAAGTATTGATATTCTTATATCAAACTGCAGCTTATTCTGTCCCACACCATCGATTACCGCAATGATAATCGACAAATTCGGATTCAGAAGCAACATAAAGAGCGTAAGTCTAAGCGGAATGGGTTGCAGCGCAGGAATTTTATCAATAAGTCTCGCGAAAGAACTACTCAAAGTTCATAAAAACTCGTTAGCTTTAGTTCTCAGTATGGAAGCAGTATCTCCAAATGGTTACAAAGGCCGAGACAAGTCGATGCTAGTCGCGAACGCCATCTTTCGGATGGGCGGAGTTGCGATTCTGCTGTCTAACAAGAAGCAAGACAAGCTGACAGCCAATTACAAGCTCCAACACCTTGTCCGAACCCACATGGGATCGGACGATCAAGCATACAACTCTGTCTATCAAAAAGCAGACCCCGAGGGCCGTGTAGGAATATCCCTTTCGAGGACACTTCTAAACTCTGCTGCCAAAGCTTTAAAGACTAACATATCAGAGTTAGGCCCTCGAGTGTTACCTTACTCCGAGCAGCTCCAATTCGCATGGTCCGTACTTCGCCAAAAGACCACGAAACAGAACGAAATATACGTACCGAAATTCAAGAAAGCTTTTAAACATTTCTGCATACACGCAGGAGGAAGGGCGATAATCGACGCTGTCGAGAGTAATCTCAAGCTACAAAAAGAAGACGGAGAAGCTTCGAGGATGACATTATATAGATTCGGTaacacttcatcttcttcgGTTTGGTACGAAATGTGTTACCttgaagcaaaaggaaaagtcAAGAAAGGAGATCAAATTTGGCAAATTGCATTCGGTAGTGGATTTAAGTGTAACAGTGCAGTTTGGAAAtcgatttcggatatcaaaccGGACGAAACAAACGCTTGGTTCGACAGAATCGATCAGTATCCTGTAGAGATATGA
- the LOC126659522 gene encoding kinetochore protein NUF2 homolog isoform X2 — MTLFVRIKEMTSLVRCPLKFTLKDLLRPEGDRLELYLSAILNFCLHKDTKMNVLRPLGEELTLLDEQRKEWEDKISQLNVEIAEHNAAREIDLPQVQELDAKVKELRQTVSELNNHQSSLRAVSRKLKEKAAELDREISKAEFDLVQSVQENANLRSKIVQSPDKLQRALEEKKLVREEVKNAERLAMQSFQEKSAILEVYTKTLTKMTKHFNQMQEIQEQVNSAKSIEKDHKELKAKLSNDSMLDKKLDAVLADRQAKARQLDESRMALEKERDSKCEDATKEFNNVKSEVESRRGDLEARQRKVEAVLSEVDAITQKTNSVKESGAAKVQELVGKGEEIVEQFEKYRNSMGLALQSGGSQDSGSI; from the exons ATGACATTGTTTGTTAGGATAAAAGAGATGACTAGTTTGGTGCGTTGCCCTCTAAAGTTTACTCTTAAAGATCTTTTGAGGCCTGAAGGAGATAGGCTTGAATTGTATCTTAGTGCAATTCTCAATTTTTGTCTTCACAA AGACACAAAGATGAATGTACTGAGACCATTAGGGGAGGAACTGACACTTCTTGATGAGCAGAGAAAAGAATGGGAGGATAAGATTTCACAG TTGAATGTGGAAATTGCTGAACATAATGCAGCGAGAGAGATAGACTTGCCACAGGTTCAAGAATTGGATGCCAAAGTTAAAGAGTTGCGTCAGACTGTCTCGGAACTCAACAATCATCAGAGCTCACTGAGAGCTGTTTCCCGGAAGTTGAAAGAGAAAGCTGCAGAATTGGATAGAGAG ATTTCAAAAGCTGAATTTGATCTGGTCCAAAGTGTTCAAGAAAATGCAAACTTGCGATCCAAAATTGTTCAGTCGCCTGATAAATTGCAG AGGGCTCTGGAAGAGAAGAAATTAGTTCGTGAAGAGGTGAAGAATGCTGAAAGATTAGCAATGCAGTCGTTTCAGGAGAAGTCCGCCATTCTTGAAGTTTATACCAAG ACTCTCACAAAAATGACAAAGCACTTCAATCAGATGCAGGAAATACAGGAACAG GTAAACTCTGCAAAATCCATTGAAAAAGATCACAAGGAGCTAAAAGCAAAGCTGAGTAATGACAGCATGTTGGACAAGAAACTGGATGCCGTATTGGCTGACCGACAAGCAAAAG CTCGACAGTTAGATGAGTCAAGAATGGCGTTAGAGAAAGAAAGAGATTCAAAGTGTGAGGATGCTACCAAGGAATTTAATAACGTTAAGTCAGAAGTGGAATCTAGGAGGGGTGATCTGGAGGCAAGGCAAAGGAAGGTTGAAGCTGTATTATCTGAG gttGATGCCATTACTCAAAAAACAAACTCGGTAAAAGAATCTGGAGCTGCTAAAGTGCAAGAATTAGTTGGTAAAGGCGAAGAGATTGTGGAACAG TTTGAAAAGTACAGGAACTCTATGGGGCTGGCGCTGCAAAGTGGTGGCAGTCAGGATTCAGGAAGTATTTAG
- the LOC126659522 gene encoding kinetochore protein NUF2 homolog isoform X1, which produces MSKFDYPRLSKPQIISILAESEIAAVTENDLKNPKMEIVSDLYTRLLIHLDLLNEDDQGQVEFAALEQLENPDHHTDSVRVMTLFVRIKEMTSLVRCPLKFTLKDLLRPEGDRLELYLSAILNFCLHKDTKMNVLRPLGEELTLLDEQRKEWEDKISQLNVEIAEHNAAREIDLPQVQELDAKVKELRQTVSELNNHQSSLRAVSRKLKEKAAELDREISKAEFDLVQSVQENANLRSKIVQSPDKLQRALEEKKLVREEVKNAERLAMQSFQEKSAILEVYTKTLTKMTKHFNQMQEIQEQVNSAKSIEKDHKELKAKLSNDSMLDKKLDAVLADRQAKARQLDESRMALEKERDSKCEDATKEFNNVKSEVESRRGDLEARQRKVEAVLSEVDAITQKTNSVKESGAAKVQELVGKGEEIVEQFEKYRNSMGLALQSGGSQDSGSI; this is translated from the exons ATGTCAAAATTCGACTACCCTAGACTATCCAAACCACAAATAATCTCAATTTTAGCAGAATCAGAAATTGCAGCTGTCACTGAGAATGATCTCAAAAACCCTAAGATGGAAATTGTATCGGATCTTTATACCCGACTTCTTATCCACCTCGATCTTCTCAATGA AGACGATCAAGGGCAAGTGGAATTTGCTGCATTAGAGCAGCTAGAGAATCCGGATCATCATACGGATTCCGTTCGGGTAATGACATTGTTTGTTAGGATAAAAGAGATGACTAGTTTGGTGCGTTGCCCTCTAAAGTTTACTCTTAAAGATCTTTTGAGGCCTGAAGGAGATAGGCTTGAATTGTATCTTAGTGCAATTCTCAATTTTTGTCTTCACAA AGACACAAAGATGAATGTACTGAGACCATTAGGGGAGGAACTGACACTTCTTGATGAGCAGAGAAAAGAATGGGAGGATAAGATTTCACAG TTGAATGTGGAAATTGCTGAACATAATGCAGCGAGAGAGATAGACTTGCCACAGGTTCAAGAATTGGATGCCAAAGTTAAAGAGTTGCGTCAGACTGTCTCGGAACTCAACAATCATCAGAGCTCACTGAGAGCTGTTTCCCGGAAGTTGAAAGAGAAAGCTGCAGAATTGGATAGAGAG ATTTCAAAAGCTGAATTTGATCTGGTCCAAAGTGTTCAAGAAAATGCAAACTTGCGATCCAAAATTGTTCAGTCGCCTGATAAATTGCAG AGGGCTCTGGAAGAGAAGAAATTAGTTCGTGAAGAGGTGAAGAATGCTGAAAGATTAGCAATGCAGTCGTTTCAGGAGAAGTCCGCCATTCTTGAAGTTTATACCAAG ACTCTCACAAAAATGACAAAGCACTTCAATCAGATGCAGGAAATACAGGAACAG GTAAACTCTGCAAAATCCATTGAAAAAGATCACAAGGAGCTAAAAGCAAAGCTGAGTAATGACAGCATGTTGGACAAGAAACTGGATGCCGTATTGGCTGACCGACAAGCAAAAG CTCGACAGTTAGATGAGTCAAGAATGGCGTTAGAGAAAGAAAGAGATTCAAAGTGTGAGGATGCTACCAAGGAATTTAATAACGTTAAGTCAGAAGTGGAATCTAGGAGGGGTGATCTGGAGGCAAGGCAAAGGAAGGTTGAAGCTGTATTATCTGAG gttGATGCCATTACTCAAAAAACAAACTCGGTAAAAGAATCTGGAGCTGCTAAAGTGCAAGAATTAGTTGGTAAAGGCGAAGAGATTGTGGAACAG TTTGAAAAGTACAGGAACTCTATGGGGCTGGCGCTGCAAAGTGGTGGCAGTCAGGATTCAGGAAGTATTTAG